GGAGACGATGATGTTGGGCGCGGTGCCCACCAGGGTCACCACTCCCCCCAGCATGGCGCCGAAGGCCATGGGCATCAGCAGGCGACTCGGCGAGGAGCCGGTGCGCCGGGCGATCTGCAGGGCCACCGGCATCAGGATCGCCAGGGCGCCGACATTCTTGGTAGCGGTGGAGAGCAGCATGACCGCGGCGGTGAGCACCGGAACCTGGCTGCGCTCGGTCCGCAGGTGCGGGGTCAGCGGCCGCAGCAAGGCCTCGATCAGGCCTGACCGAGCGAAGGCGGCGCTGACGATCAAGGCCGCGCCGACGATGATAGTGATGTCGTTGGATAGACCGTCGAAGGCGTTCTCCGACGGCACGACGCCGATGACCACCCCGGCGAGCAGGGCGCAGACTGCGATCACGTCATAGCGGAACCGACCCCAGATGAAGGCCGCGATCGTCAGTCCGATCAGGCCGAAGGCCAGGCCTTGCTGCAGCGTCATCCAGATCCCCGAGCCTTGGAGCTTCGGAAACGCGAGACGCCGCATAAGGCTGCGTTAAGAGAAAAGCCGCTTCACAAAGCAGAAGAGCCCGGCCTTTCGGCCGGGCTCCCTGTCGTTTCGTCGTCTTGGATCGAGATCTTAGAAGTTGATGTCGATCGTCGAACGGCGGTTCAGCGGTTCCTTGACGCCGTCGCCGGTCGGAACGGCGAGTTGGCTCTCACCCTTCCAGTCGACTTGCAGCTTGTCTTGGCCGAGGCCCAGACCCACCAGGGCGTCGGCGACGGCCTTGGCGCGGCGTTCCGACAGGCGGGCGTTGTAGGCGTCCGAACCCGAGGAGTCGGTGTGGCCGACCACGATCACGCGGGTGGCGTTACCGGCCGAGGCGTAGCTCGCGGCTTCCTGGACCACCGTCTGGGCTTCCGGCGTCAGGACGTACTGATCGAACGGGAAGTAGACGATGAACTGCTTGGCCTCATACGCCGGCGGAGGCGGCGGGGGAGGCGGCGGCGGGGGAGGCGGCGGGGGCGGGGGCGGCGGGGGCGGAGGCGGCGGGGGCGGCGGCGACGCGAAGGAGTAGCGCAGGCCGACCGTCACCGACTGGTCCTTGTATTCGCCCGAGAACACGCCCGGCTGCAGCGCATGGCTGCCGACCGAAGCGAAGTCGAGGTCCGACCCGGCCAGATAGCGGTAGGTCAGGTCGACGTTCAGACGATCGGTGGCCTTCCAGGCCAGACCGGCGATCAGCTGGTAGGCCAGCGCCGTGTCGTCGTCGTCGATGGTCAGGTTCTGATGCGCCGGGTTGGCCGCCGAGAAGGCGCCCGTGACGCTCGAGAACTGGCCGACGGTGTCGATCGACACGTGGTTGATGCCGACGCCGACGCCGATGAAGGGATTGATCATCGAGCCCGGGGCGAAGTCATAAATGACGTTGCCCATCACGGTCCAGGACTCGATCTCGCCGGAGGGCGAGCCGCAGGCGGGAGCCGCAGTCGTGCGGATCACGCCGGCCGTGCAGAGGCCGAGGATGGCGTTGGTGCTGCCGCCGCGAATCGATTCGATGTCGCCGGGGCGGTAGCCGCCTTCGAGTTCGACGCGCCAGTTCGCGTTCAGCTGATAGCCGAGACGCGCGAAGCCGGTCCAATCTTCTTCTTGATTGAAGTCCCAGCTATAGGGCGAGCCAGCCGCGGAGTTATTCGAAGAGGAGCCTTCGATACCTTCGGGCCAGTGGTAGCCAAGGTCGACAGCGCCGTACCAGCCGGCGTCTTGCGCGGTCGCGCCGGACGCGGCGAAGACCGCTGCCAGGGCAGCTCCCGCCAGAAGTTTGAATCTCATATTCAGAGCCCTCTCATTGCCCTTGCTGCGGCCTTACGCCTCAGCACGTTATATCAAGGCCGAAGCTTAGCGAAAGTGTCGCAGAGGCAACACCGAACGCCAATTTCCTGAACCCCACGAACACTACGCCAGGACGCTACTAATATTCCCCGGAGCAAGCAACTTCGGGGCGAGGGACAAGTCCCCCGTTCGCGCCACGAGCGAGGCGCCTGGCGCGCCCCGGTCGGTGCAAAACTCGTATTGCGAACCTCTTAATGGGAAGAAGTTAAGCGACTGCCGCTCTTTCTTACCAATCGAAGTCCTTGGAAATGCTTGTAAACCCGAAATGGCGCGGCAGGGGGCCGAAAACGGCTCCGCGCTACGTTCGTTCGTGCTCGGCGACATTCCAGCCACATTAATGCCACGCCCAGCCTGGCGTTCGACCCGGACAACGGCACGTCGCGCGATTGGTTCCCGAGTCCGCAAACCGAGCTTTCACTTGGTGTTGGATGGTGACGCTTTTGTCTCACCTTGCGGGGCGGAAATGGGTCAGGATTCGGTCGCTCGCCGGTAACGGCGGCTCCGGCCGCCTAACGCCTCAGGCCGATTCAGCGCCTTGCGGAACTCGTCGCGCCGCTCGTGGATCGAGGCGATGATCAGGCCCATGGGCACGCCGATCTCCACTAGCACCGCCTCGGAGAGCTGCAGGCTGGCCTCAACCGTCTCGGGAACCGCGTCGGTGGCGCCCAGCTCGTAGAGCCTCTGGGCCTGGCGCGCGTCGCGGGCGCGGGCGACGATGATCAGGTCGGGGCGCATCTCCCGGGCCGTGGCGACGATCGCCTCGACCCCCTCAGGCGCGTCCATGGTCACCACCAGGGCCGGCGCGGTCTCCAGACCGCAGCGCTTCAGGAACTCCGCGCGCGAGGCGTCGCCGAAGAAGATGGCGCCGCCCGCGTGGCGACCGCCCTCGACCAGGCGCGGGTCGCGCTCGGCGGCCACCCACGGGATGTCGTGGCGGCCCAGCATGTCGCCCACCAGCTTGCCGACCCGGCCGTAGCCCACCACCAGCACCCGCGGCGCCTCGGGGTGCTGGTCGAGCTGCGGCGGCGCGGGCGCGATCCCCTGCCCCGCGGTCTTGCGCCCGCCCAGCTTCAGGCCAAGCGCCGCCAGCAACGGGATGCACATCATGGAGATGGTCGAGGCCACCAGGATGGTTTGGCCGATGGGACGCGCCACGATCCCCTCGCCCATGGCGGCCGAGAGGATGACGTAGGCGAACTCGCCGCCGCCGGCGAGCAGCAGCCCGGCCTCCACCGCGCCCCGCCAGGGCAGCCCGAACACCCGGCTCAGCAGGAAGACCACCGTAAGGTTCAGGGCGATCACCCCGCCGGCGATGCCGAGGATCAGCAGCGGCTGGGCCGCCAGCAGCGACAGGTCCAGCCCGATGCCAATCGACAGGAAGAACATCCCCAGCAGCAGGCCCTTGAACGGCTCGATCGTGACCTCGACCTCGTGGCGGTACTCGGTCTCGGCCAGCAACAGGCCCGCGATGAAGGCGCCGAGCGCCATGGAAAGGCCGGTGAGCGCGCTGACCAGGCCCGCCCCGATCACCACCAGCAGGCAGGCGGCCATGAACATCTCTTCGCTCTTGGCCCGGGCCACGGACTTGAGCATCGGACGCAGCAGGAGGCGGCCGAACACCACCAGCAGAAGCACGCCGAGGAGCGCGGGGGCGAAGGCCAGCAGCAGGCGCGGCGAGAAGGTCTCCCCGTCGGCGCCGCGGCCGAGGATGACCAGGGTGACCAGGATGGGCGCGACCGCCAGGTCCTGGAACAACAGCACCGAGAAGGTCGCCCGGCCGGCGGCGGAATGCTGTCGCTTGTGTTCGGTCAGGATCTGCATGACCACGGCGGTGGACGACAGGGCCAGGGCCGCCCCGATCGCGGCGGCGGCGGCGGGGGGCTGACCCAGGGCCATGGCCGCGGCGGCGATCGCCCCCAGGCAGAGGGTGACCTGAAGCGCTCCCAGCCCGAACACCCATTTGCGCATCAGGCGCAGGCGCTCCCACGAAAGCTCCAGCCCGATCATGAACAGCAGGAACACCACCCCGAACTCGGCGAGCTGGGCCAGCTCGTCGGGATTGTCGATGGTCACATAGGAAAGCCAGCCATAGGTCGCCGATAGCGCGCCCAGGCCATAGGGGCCCAGCACGACGCCGGCACCCAGAAAGCCCAGGATCGGGCTGATCTTCCAGCGGCGGAACAACGGCACGATCACGCCGGCGGTGGCCAGGAACAGGATGACGTCCTTGTACTCGCCGGGCGAAACGTGGCCTTCCATGCGCTCTCCTTCTGGGATGAACGACAGTATGGGGCGCATCGGCGATTTGCGTAACCCTCGCGGCGCCCTTAACCCCTGACGGCAACTCGATTTCCGCCTTGAAACAAGGGGCTCGCGGCGTTGACAGGTGGGGCGGACTTATCGCCTATGCCCTCCATATTTTAAGCATTGGAGGAACGCCTTGGTTTGGAATTACGCCAACCTCTGGGAGTCCGTGGCCAGCGCCACCCCGGATCGCCCGGCCCTGATCCACGGGGACCGCAGCCTGAGCTGGTCGAGCTTCGACCGCCGCGCCAACGCGCTCGCCGCCCACCTCGTCGCCGCGGGTCTGACCCGGCAATCGAAGGTCGCGGCCTATCTCTATAACGGGCCGGAATACCTCGAGACCTACTACGCGGCGTTCAAGGCCGGCCTGGCGCCGTTCAACACCAATTACCGCTATGGCGGCGATGAGCTCACCTACCTCTTCGACAACGCCGACGCCGAGGCCGTGGTGTTCCACGCCTCCTTCGCCGAGATGGCCGACAAGGTGCGCGGCCGCCTGCCCAAGGTGAAGACCTGGGTCGCCGTGGCCGAGCCCGGTCACCCCGTCCCGGCCTGGGCCGCCGACTACGACGCCATCGTCGCGCCCGGCGCCGATCGGTTCGAAGCGCCCTGGGGCCGCTCGGCCGACGACCTGCTGATCATGTACACCGGCGGCACCACCGGCATGCCCAAGGGCGTGATGTGGCGCCAGGAGGACCTGTTCAAGGGGCTGGGCGGCGGGGCCAACCTGCTGCTGGGCCTGCCGCCGCTGGAGACCGTCGAGGAGGCCGGGAACCGCGCCGCCGCCAACGCCGCCTCCGACGCGCCGCTGAACATCACCATCCCGGTGGCCCCGCTGATGCACGCCACCGGCCAGTTCATCTCGTTCGGAGCTCTGATCTCGGGCGGCGCGGTGGCGACGCTCGTCCCGCGCCGGTTCGACCCCGCCCACCTGTTCGACGAGGTCGACCGCCTGGGGGTCTCGGGCCTGATCATCGTCGGCCCGGCCTTCGCGGCCCCGATGCTGGAGACCCTGGACGCCCATCCTGGCCGGTGGACCCTGCCCTCCCTGCGCCGGATCGTCTCGTCGGGCGCCATGTGGGGGGCCGAGAACAAGCAGGGCCTGTTGAAGCACCTGCCGCACATCATGC
This genomic stretch from Phenylobacterium sp. LH3H17 harbors:
- a CDS encoding OmpA family protein, which translates into the protein MRFKLLAGAALAAVFAASGATAQDAGWYGAVDLGYHWPEGIEGSSSNNSAAGSPYSWDFNQEEDWTGFARLGYQLNANWRVELEGGYRPGDIESIRGGSTNAILGLCTAGVIRTTAAPACGSPSGEIESWTVMGNVIYDFAPGSMINPFIGVGVGINHVSIDTVGQFSSVTGAFSAANPAHQNLTIDDDDTALAYQLIAGLAWKATDRLNVDLTYRYLAGSDLDFASVGSHALQPGVFSGEYKDQSVTVGLRYSFASPPPPPPPPPPPPPPPPPPPPPPPPPPPAYEAKQFIVYFPFDQYVLTPEAQTVVQEAASYASAGNATRVIVVGHTDSSGSDAYNARLSERRAKAVADALVGLGLGQDKLQVDWKGESQLAVPTGDGVKEPLNRRSTIDINF
- a CDS encoding cation:proton antiporter, yielding MEGHVSPGEYKDVILFLATAGVIVPLFRRWKISPILGFLGAGVVLGPYGLGALSATYGWLSYVTIDNPDELAQLAEFGVVFLLFMIGLELSWERLRLMRKWVFGLGALQVTLCLGAIAAAAMALGQPPAAAAAIGAALALSSTAVVMQILTEHKRQHSAAGRATFSVLLFQDLAVAPILVTLVILGRGADGETFSPRLLLAFAPALLGVLLLVVFGRLLLRPMLKSVARAKSEEMFMAACLLVVIGAGLVSALTGLSMALGAFIAGLLLAETEYRHEVEVTIEPFKGLLLGMFFLSIGIGLDLSLLAAQPLLILGIAGGVIALNLTVVFLLSRVFGLPWRGAVEAGLLLAGGGEFAYVILSAAMGEGIVARPIGQTILVASTISMMCIPLLAALGLKLGGRKTAGQGIAPAPPQLDQHPEAPRVLVVGYGRVGKLVGDMLGRHDIPWVAAERDPRLVEGGRHAGGAIFFGDASRAEFLKRCGLETAPALVVTMDAPEGVEAIVATAREMRPDLIIVARARDARQAQRLYELGATDAVPETVEASLQLSEAVLVEIGVPMGLIIASIHERRDEFRKALNRPEALGGRSRRYRRATES
- a CDS encoding AMP-binding protein — its product is MVWNYANLWESVASATPDRPALIHGDRSLSWSSFDRRANALAAHLVAAGLTRQSKVAAYLYNGPEYLETYYAAFKAGLAPFNTNYRYGGDELTYLFDNADAEAVVFHASFAEMADKVRGRLPKVKTWVAVAEPGHPVPAWAADYDAIVAPGADRFEAPWGRSADDLLIMYTGGTTGMPKGVMWRQEDLFKGLGGGANLLLGLPPLETVEEAGNRAAANAASDAPLNITIPVAPLMHATGQFISFGALISGGAVATLVPRRFDPAHLFDEVDRLGVSGLIIVGPAFAAPMLETLDAHPGRWTLPSLRRIVSSGAMWGAENKQGLLKHLPHIMLMDSLGSSEALGLAASTSGGGAAAGTAKFATGPNAAVFTEDGVRVQPGSGVRGLVAVGGHTPIGYYKDEEKSAKTFRTFEGTRWSVPGDWATVEADGSITLLGRGSQVINTGGEKVFPEEVEEALKRFAGVRDAAVVGVPDPRFGERICAVVDFTGDKAPSLAELATHVKGLLADYKAPRELVLAPVVRAPNGKLDYKAIREEAIAALSATASV